Part of the Candidatus Schekmanbacteria bacterium genome, TTTGCTATAATACTTCCGCGGACATCTAAGGAAAGAGCGATGGCTATTGCTGAGCGTATCAGAGAGAGAGTTAAGAAGAGAAGTTTTTGCATAAATAATGAAGGTACTAAGGTTTCTGTGACTTTAAGCGCAGGGATTTCAGAATTCCCTACAGATGGACAAACCTGCAATGCATTGGTTGAAAAATCTGACGAAGCCCTTTATTGCGCCAAACATTCAGGAAGAAACCGCGTAGAGCTTTACATCTCCCAGTAGTTTCAGCTATATTTCAATTCTATGAAAGTAAAACCAATGTGTCTTCAGTGTATGAAAGAGTTGATACGCAAAACCTGTATGCTTGCTTCTACGGATAGGAAGATACAGAAAAAAGCTGAAGAAAATGCCTTGAAAATCTTGTATGAGAAATTTAATTCAGAAGCTGTACCCGCAAAGATTTCATCGATATTTCATAAGGAAATAAAAAAAATTACAAGCAATGATGACCCTTATGAGGAATATAAAAGAGAAGAAATCAAAAATGCGAGAATGTTGTTTGAAATTGTCAAAGAAAAATTTCCAAATAATTTTTATGGAGCTGTTGCAATTTCCGTTTTAGGCAATTCCATCGATTATTTTAGAGATATTGAAGATGTAAGGAAGGATATTGATGAAGGTTTTTCCTTTGCAATCGATGATACGATTGAGGTTGAAATATTGTTGAAGAAAAAAGTGTTGAATTCAAAAGAAATACTTTTTCTTGCAGACAATTCAGGTGAATACTTTTTTGATATTCCCCTTATAAAATCTATTGAGAAGATGAATCTAAAGGTTTTTTATTCAATTAAAAGCGAAGCTGTGCAGAATGATTTGTGTTTTGTTGATTATCAAAACTTTATTAAGGGAAATGAATCTATTTCTATATTGCCTTCAGGCAATGGGACTGTAGGAATATCACTCGAGGAATCATCTGACGAATTTTTGAATGTTTTTAAAAGGGCAGGGCTCATTATTTCAAAAGGAATGGGTAATTACGAAACATTGACAGAGATAAAATATGAAAGACCAGTTTTTTATCTTTTAAAGGCAAAATGTATACCAGTTGCAGATTCATTAGGTGTAAAAAAAGGAGATTATGTGGCAAAGCTTACATATTGTCGGTAAGAAAATTATCGTGTAAAAAGGAAAAGGTGATGAAGATTGGTAATCGCTTTTTCTTCTTTCATTTTGAATCCTTCCCTTTTAAAAAGCCAAACGAGGTCTTCTGATGTGTATTTGCCATGTTCCGAAAACATCTCAAAGGCAGTATCTTCCGGCATTTCTCTTCCCATTAGTTTGTGAAATTCAATGTATTCTTCGAGTGTTGTCCTAACCCAATCATAAATGATTAAACAGCCATTTTTAGCAAGAAGGCCATTTTTTAAATTATGCATAAGATTAAGTGGCGATGGGAGGTGATGAAAAACGAAATTCATAGTTATAAATTTAAAGGGCTTTCCTTTTATGTTGAGGCTTTTAGTTGATATATCTTTCTTGTAGAATCTTATCTTCTCTTTTGGCAGTTTCAGGGACCTTGCATAATTGACCATTGCAGAGGATTCATCCACGCCTACTGCAAAGATTTGAGGATAATGTTTGTTTATATCGCGCAGAAAAAGTCCTGGACCAGTGCCAAGGTCAAGAAGATTTAT contains:
- a CDS encoding class I SAM-dependent methyltransferase, coding for MQSYLSIQMHTPKKDGLNMRGENKKPDLTSIMVATHDMRFSPIFWNEFESLAQIKNSKKINLLDLGTGPGLFLRDINKHYPQIFAVGVDESSAMVNYARSLKLPKEKIRFYKKDISTKSLNIKGKPFKFITMNFVFHHLPSPLNLMHNLKNGLLAKNGCLIIYDWVRTTLEEYIEFHKLMGREMPEDTAFEMFSEHGKYTSEDLVWLFKREGFKMKEEKAITNLHHLFLFTR
- a CDS encoding DUF89 family protein — its product is MKVKPMCLQCMKELIRKTCMLASTDRKIQKKAEENALKILYEKFNSEAVPAKISSIFHKEIKKITSNDDPYEEYKREEIKNARMLFEIVKEKFPNNFYGAVAISVLGNSIDYFRDIEDVRKDIDEGFSFAIDDTIEVEILLKKKVLNSKEILFLADNSGEYFFDIPLIKSIEKMNLKVFYSIKSEAVQNDLCFVDYQNFIKGNESISILPSGNGTVGISLEESSDEFLNVFKRAGLIISKGMGNYETLTEIKYERPVFYLLKAKCIPVADSLGVKKGDYVAKLTYCR